In Mesorhizobium sp. 113-3-3, a genomic segment contains:
- a CDS encoding DUF4760 domain-containing protein: MKKPGGTTKHIPVAARAKAPAAKERLPETTEGFPWPSSHEIKKESNPFTDRDWRMLIYAWSGLLVRFAIIFTLAFSVYQFLANQEQKRVEQTMSLVELWETKDYQQAQRALKDRLAALNAKYDKLLSASPSPTEEQVFRQRIGIEAMSASGGDMPLADFSENFDRIVYFLNRLSFCVDGGLCSRKVSDAYFHDYAVSFWSYFAGYVDKQRKAGSPTFATAIEAYVRNGQPAAEVK; encoded by the coding sequence ATGAAGAAGCCGGGGGGCACGACAAAGCATATACCGGTGGCCGCGCGCGCAAAGGCACCGGCGGCGAAGGAGAGGCTGCCGGAAACCACCGAAGGTTTCCCCTGGCCGAGCAGCCACGAGATCAAAAAGGAAAGCAATCCCTTCACCGATCGCGACTGGCGCATGCTGATCTATGCCTGGTCGGGCTTGCTGGTGCGTTTCGCCATCATCTTCACCCTGGCATTCTCGGTCTACCAGTTCCTGGCCAACCAGGAGCAGAAGCGCGTCGAACAGACCATGTCCCTGGTCGAGCTCTGGGAAACCAAGGACTACCAGCAGGCACAACGGGCGCTCAAGGATCGTCTTGCAGCCCTCAACGCCAAATACGACAAGCTGCTCAGCGCCAGCCCTTCGCCGACCGAGGAGCAGGTGTTCCGCCAGCGGATCGGCATCGAGGCGATGAGCGCTTCGGGCGGCGACATGCCGCTCGCCGACTTCAGCGAGAATTTCGACCGCATCGTCTATTTCCTCAACCGCCTGTCCTTCTGCGTCGACGGCGGCCTGTGCTCGCGCAAGGTGAGCGATGCCTATTTCCACGACTACGCCGTCTCCTTCTGGAGCTATTTTGCCGGCTATGTCGACAAGCAGCGCAAGGCGGGCTCACCCACCTTTGCCACGGCGATCGAGGCCTATGTGCGCAACGGGCAACCGGCGGCCGAAGTCAAATAG
- a CDS encoding caspase family protein, translating into MIKLTRRTLLVGTSALMAAGTLSFRALAASRTYHALLVACTEYPALPQRNWLIGPKNDAGLVHEYLLKNVPDPVRFAPENVTLLAKDVPGAQGLPTHAAIKAALADLAAKVQRDDFVYLHLSGHGAQQPERVKGDETDGLDEIFLPVDIEKWINRDAGVPNALVDNEIGDALDAIRNKGAFVWAVFDCCHSGTATRAVEVDDELERKVEFSDLVGGDEAARAAAVKTYEDTVASASRGLDENGARKPAFNLTPTGGEPITKGKLVAFYAAQTVETTPEMPLPKGTADAPRFGLFTFTILSKLAENPNVTYRQLGQAVLQQYSADSRTRPTPLFEGELDARVFGTDKTDAVMQWPISVKDGEATIGAGLLHRLTPGSKLAILPSALSSLTDAVGYLEVQSAKNLESRVKPVEFEKKPALNLTDIPANAYARVAEIAVDYKLAVARPAPAKGLEKETELVNSVLDELATAKETGFNIELVDPGKSAELRFAVMRENAIAGAAKDASEQPALWFLPASGDVTLKDGSKPPLIIIHPDDRQKLVDATARNLRTIFRATGLSRLAAASDYKPEDVDVQFQVKRRDKDGLEPLQASAVPRVSPGDEVHVLARNSSDQLVDINVLYVGSDYSITHIVAERLAPKATLEEGLLAFTDTSFGMERMIAVLTEAPPESEKEDLSFLAQDGVASMTRGLGPASFSDMLADIGMAPPTRSVMRLADKSGPKGAVMIFPMETVPRA; encoded by the coding sequence ATGATCAAATTGACACGCCGGACGCTGCTTGTCGGCACGTCCGCGCTGATGGCGGCCGGTACGCTCTCGTTCCGGGCACTGGCGGCATCGCGCACCTATCACGCGCTGCTGGTGGCCTGCACTGAATATCCTGCCCTGCCGCAAAGGAACTGGCTGATCGGGCCGAAGAACGATGCCGGCCTGGTGCACGAGTATCTTTTGAAGAATGTGCCTGACCCGGTGCGCTTCGCGCCCGAAAACGTCACGCTGCTCGCCAAGGACGTGCCCGGCGCCCAGGGCCTGCCGACCCATGCGGCGATCAAGGCGGCACTCGCCGACCTTGCCGCCAAGGTCCAGCGCGACGATTTCGTCTACCTGCATCTGTCCGGCCACGGCGCCCAGCAGCCCGAAAGGGTCAAGGGCGACGAGACCGACGGGCTCGACGAGATTTTTCTGCCAGTCGACATCGAGAAATGGATCAATCGCGACGCCGGCGTGCCGAACGCGCTGGTCGACAATGAGATCGGCGATGCGCTGGACGCCATCCGCAACAAGGGCGCTTTCGTCTGGGCTGTCTTCGACTGCTGCCATTCCGGCACCGCGACCCGCGCCGTCGAGGTCGATGACGAGCTGGAGCGCAAGGTCGAATTCTCCGATCTGGTGGGCGGCGACGAGGCCGCCAGGGCGGCAGCCGTCAAGACCTATGAGGATACGGTCGCAAGCGCCTCGCGCGGCCTCGACGAGAATGGCGCGCGCAAGCCCGCCTTCAACCTGACGCCGACCGGCGGCGAGCCGATCACCAAGGGCAAGCTGGTCGCCTTCTATGCCGCCCAGACGGTGGAAACGACGCCGGAAATGCCGCTGCCCAAGGGCACGGCGGATGCGCCGCGCTTTGGCCTGTTCACCTTCACCATCCTCTCGAAACTCGCCGAAAACCCCAACGTCACCTATCGCCAGCTCGGCCAGGCGGTGCTGCAGCAATATTCGGCCGACAGCCGCACCCGGCCGACGCCGCTGTTCGAGGGCGAGCTCGACGCGCGCGTCTTCGGCACCGACAAGACCGACGCAGTCATGCAGTGGCCCATCAGCGTCAAGGACGGCGAGGCGACGATCGGCGCCGGCCTGCTACATCGTCTCACGCCGGGCAGCAAGCTCGCCATCCTGCCCTCGGCGCTGTCGTCACTGACCGACGCCGTCGGCTATCTCGAGGTACAATCGGCCAAGAACCTGGAAAGCCGCGTCAAACCGGTCGAGTTCGAGAAGAAGCCGGCACTCAACCTCACCGACATTCCCGCCAACGCCTATGCGCGGGTGGCGGAGATCGCCGTCGACTACAAGCTCGCTGTCGCGCGGCCGGCCCCGGCCAAGGGACTGGAGAAGGAAACCGAGCTGGTCAATTCGGTTCTCGACGAACTGGCCACGGCCAAGGAAACCGGCTTCAACATCGAACTGGTCGATCCCGGCAAGAGCGCAGAGCTGCGCTTCGCGGTGATGCGCGAGAATGCCATCGCCGGCGCGGCCAAGGACGCGTCCGAACAGCCGGCACTGTGGTTCCTGCCGGCATCGGGCGACGTGACGCTGAAGGACGGCAGCAAGCCGCCGCTGATCATCATCCATCCCGACGATCGCCAGAAGCTGGTCGACGCCACGGCCAGGAATTTGCGCACCATCTTCCGCGCCACCGGCCTGTCGCGGCTGGCGGCCGCCTCCGACTACAAGCCCGAGGATGTCGACGTGCAGTTCCAGGTCAAGCGCCGCGACAAGGATGGGCTTGAGCCCCTGCAGGCTTCCGCGGTACCGCGCGTCTCGCCGGGTGACGAGGTGCATGTGCTGGCCAGGAACAGCTCCGACCAGCTGGTCGACATCAACGTGCTCTATGTCGGCAGCGACTATTCGATCACCCATATCGTTGCCGAACGCCTCGCCCCAAAAGCCACGCTGGAGGAAGGGCTGCTCGCCTTCACCGACACCAGCTTCGGCATGGAGCGGATGATCGCGGTGCTGACCGAGGCACCGCCGGAAAGCGAGAAGGAAGATTTGAGCTTCCTGGCGCAGGACGGCGTCGCGTCGATGACGCGCGGGCTTGGCCCCGCCAGCTTCTCCGACATGCTCGCCGATATCGGCATGGCGCCGCCGACCCGTTCGGTGATGCGGCTTGCCGACAAGAGCGGCCCGAAGGGGGCGGTGATGATCTTCCCGATGGAGACGGTGCCGCGCGCCTGA
- a CDS encoding Fur family transcriptional regulator, whose translation MAARDVLTKNQLCVLEKLETASGPLSAYTLLDQLRERGFRAPLQVYRALDTLVKSGFVHRLESINSFVACAEPHDHSHSMTAFAICDTCGQVTEMSDHDVDHRLNEWVNSTGFAAKKAVIEFRGVCAKCRAEAA comes from the coding sequence ATGGCGGCAAGGGATGTGCTGACGAAAAACCAGCTGTGCGTGCTCGAGAAACTCGAGACCGCCAGCGGACCGCTCAGCGCCTACACCTTGCTCGACCAGCTGCGCGAACGCGGTTTTCGTGCGCCGCTGCAGGTCTATCGCGCGCTCGACACGCTGGTGAAGTCCGGCTTCGTGCACCGGCTGGAAAGCATCAATTCCTTCGTCGCCTGCGCCGAACCGCATGACCACAGTCATTCGATGACCGCTTTCGCCATCTGCGACACGTGCGGACAGGTGACCGAAATGTCTGACCACGACGTCGACCACCGGCTGAACGAATGGGTCAATTCCACCGGCTTCGCCGCCAAGAAGGCGGTGATCGAGTTTCGCGGTGTGTGTGCGAAGTGCAGGGCCGAAGCGGCTTAA
- the polA gene encoding DNA polymerase I, giving the protein MKKGDHLFLVDGSGYIFRAYHALPPLTRKSDGLPVGAVSGFCNMLWKLMQDARNTDVGIVPTHFAVIFDYSSKTFRNDLYPEYKANRSAPPEDLIPQFGLIRQATKAFNLPCIEIEGYEADDLIATYARLACEAGGDTTIISSDKDLMQLVGDTVGMYDPMKDRQIGIPEVIEKWGVPPEKMVDLQALTGDSVDNVPGVPGIGPKTAAQLLEQFGDLDGLLARAGEIKQDKRRESIIANTDKALISRQLVTLKNDVPVTEGLDDFVLHAPDGPKLIGFLKTMEFTSLTRRVAEATSTEAGDVQAVAVTVERADNAHGPDVGAGAPARSGAESGQANEAATTDTARQGDTPSLLSALRLERAATGKIDTSAYACIRDIATLKAWVAEAREAGITAFDVRATSGDPMQAELIGMAIATAPGRAAYIPFAHKSGNGDLLGGGTLENQIPLREALAELKPLLEDKSVLKVAQNLKYDLVIMSRYGIDVAPFDDTMLISYVLDAGTPHGHGMDALAEKWLGHTPLVLKDVTGSGKSAVGFDQVDIDRATAHAAEDADVTLRLWLVLKPRLAAKGLVSVYERLERPLVPVLARMEQRGISVDRQILSRLSGELAQGAARLEEEIYQLIGERINIGSPKQLGDILFGRMGLPGGSKTKTGQWSTSAQLLEDLAAEGHELPRKIVDWRQLTKLKSTYTDALPGFIHPDTKRVHTSYALAATTTGRLSSSDPNLQNIPVRTAEGRKIRTAFIADKGNRLVSADYSQIELRVLAHVAEIPQLRQAFADGADIHAITASEMFNVPVEGMPSEIRRRAKAINFGIIYGISAFGLANQLSIPREEASNYIKKYFERFPGIRDYIEETKAYAREHGFVETIFGRRIHYPDIRSSNPSLRAFNERASINARLQGTAADIIRRAMVRMEEALDKAKLSARMLLQVHDELIFETVEAEVEATIPVVRHVMENAAMPAVSMSVPLHVDARAANNWDEAH; this is encoded by the coding sequence ATGAAAAAAGGCGATCATCTCTTCCTTGTCGACGGTTCCGGCTACATCTTCCGGGCCTACCACGCATTGCCGCCGCTGACCCGCAAGTCCGACGGCCTGCCTGTCGGTGCCGTTTCCGGATTCTGCAACATGCTGTGGAAGCTGATGCAGGATGCCCGCAACACCGATGTAGGCATTGTGCCGACGCATTTCGCGGTCATTTTCGACTATTCCTCGAAAACCTTCCGCAACGACCTCTACCCCGAATACAAGGCCAACCGTTCGGCACCGCCGGAAGATCTGATCCCGCAATTCGGCCTGATCCGCCAGGCGACAAAGGCCTTCAACCTGCCTTGCATCGAGATCGAAGGTTATGAAGCCGACGACCTCATCGCCACTTATGCCAGGCTGGCCTGCGAGGCCGGCGGCGACACCACCATCATCTCCTCCGACAAGGATTTGATGCAACTGGTCGGCGATACGGTCGGCATGTACGACCCGATGAAGGACCGCCAGATCGGCATTCCCGAGGTCATCGAGAAGTGGGGCGTGCCGCCGGAAAAAATGGTCGACCTGCAGGCACTGACGGGCGACTCGGTCGACAATGTGCCCGGCGTGCCCGGCATCGGGCCGAAGACGGCGGCGCAGTTGCTGGAGCAATTCGGCGACCTTGACGGACTGCTGGCCCGCGCCGGCGAGATCAAGCAGGACAAGCGGCGCGAATCGATCATCGCCAACACCGACAAGGCGCTGATCTCGCGCCAATTGGTGACGCTGAAGAACGACGTGCCGGTGACCGAGGGGCTGGACGATTTCGTCCTGCACGCGCCGGACGGGCCGAAGCTGATCGGCTTCCTCAAGACCATGGAATTCACCTCGCTGACCCGCCGCGTCGCGGAAGCGACCAGCACCGAGGCCGGCGACGTCCAGGCTGTCGCGGTGACCGTAGAGCGCGCCGACAATGCGCACGGCCCCGATGTCGGCGCCGGAGCGCCGGCCCGGAGCGGTGCCGAGTCGGGCCAGGCCAACGAAGCGGCGACGACGGACACCGCCAGGCAAGGCGACACCCCTTCCCTGCTCTCAGCCTTGCGGCTGGAGCGCGCGGCCACCGGCAAGATCGACACATCAGCCTATGCCTGCATTCGCGATATCGCGACCTTGAAAGCCTGGGTCGCAGAGGCGCGGGAGGCCGGAATCACCGCCTTCGACGTCAGGGCGACATCGGGCGATCCGATGCAGGCCGAACTGATCGGCATGGCGATCGCCACGGCGCCCGGCCGCGCCGCCTATATTCCCTTTGCCCACAAGAGCGGCAATGGTGACCTGCTCGGCGGCGGCACGCTCGAAAACCAGATACCTCTGCGCGAGGCGCTGGCGGAGCTCAAACCGCTGCTCGAGGACAAATCGGTCCTCAAGGTCGCGCAGAACCTGAAATATGATCTCGTCATCATGAGCCGCTACGGCATCGATGTCGCGCCGTTCGACGACACCATGCTGATCTCCTACGTGCTCGATGCCGGCACCCCGCATGGTCACGGCATGGACGCGCTGGCCGAGAAATGGCTTGGCCACACCCCGCTCGTGCTCAAGGATGTGACCGGCTCCGGCAAGAGCGCCGTCGGTTTCGACCAGGTCGACATCGACAGGGCGACGGCGCACGCCGCCGAGGACGCCGATGTAACGCTGCGGCTATGGCTGGTGCTGAAACCACGGCTTGCCGCCAAGGGGCTGGTCTCGGTCTATGAGCGGCTGGAACGACCACTGGTGCCGGTGCTGGCGCGCATGGAACAGCGCGGCATTTCCGTCGACCGGCAGATCCTGTCCAGGCTCTCGGGCGAACTGGCGCAGGGCGCTGCCCGGCTGGAAGAGGAAATCTACCAGCTCATCGGCGAGCGCATCAACATCGGCTCGCCCAAACAGCTCGGCGACATACTGTTCGGCCGCATGGGCCTTCCCGGCGGCTCGAAAACCAAGACCGGACAGTGGTCGACCTCGGCGCAGTTGCTGGAAGACCTCGCCGCCGAAGGCCACGAATTGCCGCGCAAGATCGTCGACTGGCGCCAGCTGACCAAGCTGAAATCGACCTACACGGATGCGCTGCCGGGCTTCATCCACCCGGACACCAAACGCGTCCACACCTCCTATGCGCTCGCCGCGACGACGACAGGCCGGCTGTCGTCCTCCGACCCGAACCTGCAGAACATTCCGGTGCGCACCGCCGAAGGCCGCAAGATCAGGACCGCCTTCATCGCCGACAAGGGCAACCGGCTGGTCTCGGCCGACTACAGCCAGATCGAACTGCGCGTGCTTGCCCATGTCGCCGAAATCCCGCAATTGCGGCAGGCTTTTGCCGACGGCGCCGACATCCACGCCATCACCGCGTCGGAAATGTTCAACGTGCCCGTCGAGGGCATGCCTTCCGAGATCCGCCGGCGCGCCAAGGCGATCAATTTCGGCATCATCTACGGCATCTCCGCCTTCGGCCTCGCCAACCAGCTGTCGATCCCGCGCGAGGAAGCCAGCAACTACATCAAGAAATATTTCGAGCGCTTCCCCGGCATCCGCGATTACATCGAAGAGACCAAGGCATATGCCCGCGAGCACGGCTTCGTCGAAACCATCTTCGGCCGCCGCATCCACTACCCGGACATCCGCTCCTCGAACCCGTCGCTGCGCGCGTTCAACGAGCGCGCCTCGATCAACGCCCGCCTGCAAGGCACCGCAGCCGACATCATCCGCCGCGCCATGGTGCGCATGGAGGAAGCGCTGGACAAGGCGAAGCTGTCGGCGCGCATGCTGCTGCAGGTGCATGACGAACTGATTTTTGAGACGGTGGAAGCGGAAGTCGAAGCGACGATCCCCGTCGTGCGCCACGTCATGGAAAACGCGGCGATGCCGGCCGTATCGATGTCGGTGCCGCTGCATGTCGACGCACGAGCGGCGAACAACTGGGACGAGGCGCATTAG
- a CDS encoding M20/M25/M40 family metallo-hydrolase, which translates to MSAVSPVLDRLDQNLDQSLERLFGLLRIKSISTDPAYAADCRKAAEWLVAELKLIGFDASVRDTPGHPMVVAHHEGPAGAPHVLFYGHYDVQPVDPIELWENDPFAPAVKEVGPDHKVITGRGSADDKGQLMTFVEACRAWKQVHGNLPCRVTILFEGEEESGSSSLIPFLKANADELKADFALVCDTGMWDRNTPSICVSLRGMVGEEITVKAAERDLHSGIYGGAAANPIRILAKVLADIHDKDGHITIPGFYDGVEETPTQVLKSWETLGETAETFLRPVGLSIPSGEKGRSVLELTWARPTAEFNGIIGGYTGKGFKTVIAAEASAKVSFRLVHKQDPAKIRAAFQQFVKERIPADCSVEFHPHGGSPAIQLSYDSPFLAKAKTALSDEWPKPAVTTGSGGSIPVVGDFQTYLGMESLLVGFGLDDDRIHSPNEKYELSSFHKGQRSWARILDALTR; encoded by the coding sequence ATGTCCGCAGTTTCCCCCGTCCTCGACCGTCTCGACCAGAATCTCGACCAGAGTCTCGAACGCCTGTTCGGCCTGCTCAGGATCAAGTCGATCTCCACCGATCCGGCCTATGCCGCCGACTGCCGCAAGGCGGCGGAATGGCTGGTGGCGGAGCTCAAGCTGATCGGCTTCGACGCCAGCGTGCGCGACACGCCGGGACACCCGATGGTGGTGGCGCATCATGAGGGGCCGGCCGGCGCGCCGCATGTGCTGTTCTACGGCCATTACGACGTGCAGCCGGTCGATCCGATCGAATTGTGGGAGAATGATCCGTTCGCGCCGGCGGTGAAGGAGGTCGGGCCCGACCACAAGGTGATCACAGGGCGCGGTTCGGCCGACGACAAGGGCCAGTTGATGACCTTCGTCGAGGCTTGCCGCGCCTGGAAACAGGTGCATGGCAATCTGCCGTGCCGCGTGACGATCCTGTTCGAGGGCGAGGAGGAGTCGGGCTCGTCGTCGCTGATACCGTTCCTGAAGGCCAATGCCGACGAACTCAAGGCCGATTTCGCGCTGGTCTGCGATACCGGCATGTGGGACCGCAACACGCCCTCGATCTGCGTTTCGTTGCGCGGGATGGTCGGCGAGGAGATCACGGTCAAGGCCGCCGAACGCGACCTGCATTCGGGCATCTATGGCGGCGCGGCCGCCAACCCGATCCGCATCCTGGCCAAGGTGCTGGCCGACATCCATGACAAGGATGGCCACATCACCATCCCGGGCTTCTACGACGGCGTCGAGGAAACGCCGACGCAGGTGCTGAAATCCTGGGAGACGCTAGGCGAAACGGCCGAGACCTTCCTCAGGCCTGTCGGCCTGTCCATCCCGTCCGGCGAAAAGGGCCGCTCGGTGCTGGAACTGACCTGGGCGCGGCCGACCGCCGAGTTCAACGGCATCATCGGCGGCTATACCGGCAAGGGGTTCAAGACGGTGATCGCCGCGGAAGCGTCGGCCAAGGTGTCGTTCCGCCTTGTCCACAAGCAGGATCCAGCCAAGATCCGCGCGGCCTTCCAGCAATTCGTGAAGGAGCGCATTCCGGCCGACTGTTCGGTCGAATTCCATCCGCATGGCGGCTCGCCGGCAATCCAGCTCTCCTACGACTCGCCGTTCCTGGCCAAGGCCAAGACCGCGCTGTCCGACGAATGGCCGAAGCCCGCGGTGACCACCGGCAGCGGCGGCTCGATCCCCGTGGTCGGCGACTTCCAGACCTATCTCGGCATGGAATCGCTGCTGGTCGGCTTCGGCCTCGACGACGACCGCATCCACTCGCCCAATGAGAAGTATGAGCTGTCCTCCTTCCACAAGGGCCAGCGCTCCTGGGCGCGTATTCTCGATGCACTGACACGCTGA
- a CDS encoding ribonuclease D, with translation MADIRFHKHDLPDLSHYNVEAVAIDTETLGLNPHRDRLCVVQISPGDGSADVIQIAPGQKKAPNLVSLLRNRSVTKLFHFGRFDLAVLYNAFGVMPEPVFCTKIASRLTRTYTDRHGLKDICFELLGVGLSKAQQSSDWAAETLSPEQLEYAASDVLYLHRLRDVLAGRLAREGRTKEADACFRFLPTRAKLDLMGWGEEDIFAHS, from the coding sequence ATGGCCGACATCCGTTTCCACAAGCATGATTTGCCCGACCTCTCGCACTACAATGTCGAGGCTGTGGCCATCGACACCGAGACGCTGGGTCTGAACCCGCATCGCGACCGGTTGTGCGTGGTGCAGATATCGCCCGGCGACGGCAGCGCTGACGTCATCCAGATCGCACCCGGCCAGAAGAAGGCGCCGAACCTCGTCAGCCTGCTGAGGAACCGCAGCGTGACGAAGCTGTTCCATTTCGGCCGGTTTGACCTTGCCGTGCTTTACAACGCGTTCGGGGTGATGCCCGAGCCGGTGTTCTGCACCAAGATCGCCTCGCGGCTGACCCGCACCTATACCGACCGGCACGGGCTGAAGGACATCTGCTTCGAGCTTCTCGGCGTCGGCCTGTCCAAGGCGCAGCAATCGTCGGACTGGGCGGCCGAAACGCTGTCGCCCGAGCAGCTCGAATACGCCGCCTCCGACGTGCTCTATCTGCACCGGCTGCGCGATGTGCTGGCCGGACGGCTGGCGCGCGAGGGGCGGACCAAGGAGGCCGATGCCTGTTTCCGCTTCCTGCCGACGCGGGCCAAGCTTGACCTGATGGGCTGGGGCGAAGAGGATATCTTCGCGCACAGCTGA
- a CDS encoding GlsB/YeaQ/YmgE family stress response membrane protein — translation MGVESLLVFIIIGAIAGWLAGLIVSGFGFGLIGNIIVGIVGAFIAGWLLPRIGFSIGGGILASIIHATIGAIILLVLVKVLKRA, via the coding sequence ATGGGCGTCGAAAGCCTGCTCGTCTTCATCATCATCGGTGCCATCGCCGGCTGGCTTGCCGGTCTCATCGTTTCCGGTTTCGGCTTCGGCCTGATCGGCAACATCATCGTCGGCATCGTCGGTGCGTTTATTGCCGGCTGGCTCTTGCCGCGGATCGGCTTTTCCATCGGCGGCGGCATTCTCGCCTCCATCATCCACGCCACGATCGGCGCCATCATCCTTCTGGTGCTGGTGAAGGTCCTGAAGCGAGCGTGA
- a CDS encoding transglycosylase domain-containing protein, producing the protein MANRRDSRIEPSFEGPPQARSQPGLSVSEEDRVVPSNRKASAKRKSSKAKSSRGGRGRSRRGLFGVLGRLFYWCFVLAIWGGIAVAGVVIYYGAKMPAATTWSIPDRAPNIKIVSADGQLLANRGMSGGEAVGLHEMSPYIPEAVIAIEDRRFYSHFGVDPIGLSRAMVTNLLGGHFSQGGSTLTQQLAKNLFLKPDRTLERKVQEVLLALWLEHKHTKDQILEMYLNRVYFGSGAFGVEAASRRYFGKSARDVTLSEAALLAGLLKAPSRLSPARDPKAAEERSQLVLAAMREEGKISDKELKTALSAPATRAPSYWTGSENYVADTIMEELPDLIGDVRGDIVIDSTVDLNLQKLAEQSIRRLIDESGKKLNVTQGALVSIDDSGAVRAMVGGYDYSTSQFDRASEARRQPGSAFKPFVYMAALEAGRTPDSIRNDAPIKIGNWTPDNYGGKYFGKVTLATALAKSLNSVAAQLTMEVGPNAVVEAAHRMGILSELQANTSIALGTSEVTPLELTSAYVPFANGGYKPDIHFIRRITTAEGKVLYDSGGGSAPRVVKPEIVGMMNSMMTGTVEVGTAKKAAFAWPSAGKTGTSQNSRDAWFVGYTANLTTGVWFGNDDGTAMKKVTGGALPAQAWHEFMVAAHEGVPVRPLPGTWKSTPADTIVPDDIPSVDNNQPAPVLSVSVGQPAPTAQATQAPAPARVARPSQTVDADGFNMPADDGTTASVGHPVPPGDVGGPLKKKKQTSILDILGGG; encoded by the coding sequence ATGGCGAACCGCAGAGACAGCCGCATCGAGCCCAGTTTCGAGGGACCGCCACAGGCGCGATCCCAGCCGGGTCTTTCGGTGAGCGAGGAGGACCGCGTCGTGCCGAGCAACCGCAAAGCCTCCGCCAAACGCAAATCGTCGAAGGCGAAATCGTCGCGCGGCGGGCGTGGCAGGAGCCGGCGCGGACTGTTCGGCGTGCTCGGCCGACTGTTCTACTGGTGCTTCGTGCTCGCCATCTGGGGCGGCATCGCGGTTGCGGGCGTCGTCATCTATTACGGCGCCAAGATGCCGGCGGCCACGACCTGGTCGATCCCCGACCGCGCCCCCAACATCAAGATCGTTTCGGCCGATGGCCAGTTGCTCGCCAATCGCGGCATGAGCGGCGGCGAAGCTGTCGGCCTGCACGAAATGTCGCCCTACATTCCCGAAGCTGTCATCGCCATCGAGGACCGCAGGTTCTATTCGCATTTCGGCGTCGATCCGATCGGCCTGTCGCGCGCCATGGTGACCAACCTTCTGGGCGGGCATTTTTCGCAGGGCGGTTCGACGCTGACGCAGCAATTGGCGAAAAACCTGTTCCTGAAGCCCGACCGCACGCTGGAGCGCAAGGTGCAGGAGGTGCTGCTGGCGCTTTGGCTGGAGCACAAGCACACCAAGGACCAGATCCTCGAAATGTACCTCAACCGGGTCTATTTCGGCTCCGGCGCCTTTGGCGTCGAGGCGGCTTCGCGGCGCTATTTCGGCAAGAGCGCGCGCGACGTAACGCTCTCGGAAGCAGCGCTGCTTGCGGGCTTGCTTAAAGCCCCATCGCGGCTGTCGCCGGCGCGCGATCCCAAGGCCGCGGAGGAGCGTTCGCAGCTCGTGCTCGCGGCCATGCGCGAAGAGGGCAAGATCAGCGACAAGGAGCTGAAGACGGCACTCAGCGCGCCGGCGACGCGCGCGCCGTCCTACTGGACCGGCTCGGAAAACTATGTCGCCGACACCATCATGGAAGAACTGCCCGACCTGATCGGCGACGTGCGCGGCGACATCGTGATCGACTCCACCGTCGACTTGAACCTGCAGAAGCTGGCCGAACAGTCGATCCGCCGGCTGATCGACGAAAGCGGCAAGAAGCTCAACGTCACCCAGGGCGCATTGGTGTCGATCGACGATTCCGGCGCGGTGCGCGCCATGGTCGGCGGCTACGACTATTCGACCAGCCAGTTCGACCGCGCCTCGGAGGCGCGCCGCCAGCCCGGCTCGGCGTTCAAGCCGTTCGTCTACATGGCGGCACTGGAAGCCGGCCGCACGCCCGACAGCATTCGCAACGACGCGCCGATCAAGATCGGCAACTGGACGCCGGACAATTACGGCGGCAAGTATTTTGGCAAGGTGACGCTGGCGACGGCGCTGGCCAAGTCGCTGAACTCGGTCGCCGCGCAGCTGACCATGGAGGTCGGGCCGAACGCGGTGGTGGAGGCGGCGCACCGCATGGGCATCCTGTCCGAACTGCAGGCCAACACCTCGATCGCGCTCGGCACCTCGGAAGTGACGCCGCTGGAGCTGACCTCGGCCTATGTGCCGTTCGCCAATGGCGGCTACAAGCCCGACATCCACTTCATCCGCCGCATCACGACCGCCGAGGGCAAGGTGCTCTACGACAGTGGCGGCGGCAGCGCGCCGCGTGTGGTGAAACCCGAGATCGTCGGCATGATGAATTCGATGATGACCGGCACCGTCGAGGTCGGCACAGCCAAGAAGGCGGCCTTCGCCTGGCCGTCGGCCGGCAAGACCGGCACCAGCCAGAATTCGCGCGATGCCTGGTTCGTCGGCTACACCGCCAATCTCACCACCGGGGTGTGGTTCGGCAATGATGACGGCACGGCGATGAAGAAGGTCACCGGCGGCGCGCTGCCGGCGCAGGCCTGGCACGAATTCATGGTCGCCGCCCACGAGGGCGTGCCGGTGCGGCCGCTGCCTGGCACCTGGAAGTCGACACCGGCCGATACGATCGTGCCCGACGACATACCCTCGGTCGACAACAACCAGCCGGCGCCGGTTCTGTCGGTGTCAGTCGGCCAGCCGGCGCCGACCGCGCAGGCAACCCAGGCGCCCGCGCCGGCCCGCGTGGCTCGGCCTTCCCAGACCGTCGATGCCGATGGCTTCAACATGCCGGCTGATGACGGCACCACCGCTTCGGTCGGCCATCCGGTGCCGCCGGGCGATGTTGGCGGTCCGCTGAAGAAGAAGAAACAGACCTCGATCCTGGATATTCTGGGCGGCGGCTGA